A single region of the Leisingera thetidis genome encodes:
- a CDS encoding ACP S-malonyltransferase: MTRTAVLICPGRGTYNKAELGYLHRHHADKAALFAGFDAQRKAGGQEEVTALDGATRFSVSKYSRGDIASPLIYASALADAQSLAEDIEVVAVTGNSMGWYIALAAAGALSAADGFKVVNTMGTLMQEQLIGGQLVYPFAGPDWQHDPVRRAELLAVAAEVNAREGQDLALSIDLGGMLVLAGNEAGLTAFEAAVPAVEERFPMRLANHAAFHTSLQAPVAEHGRKRLGQEMFRQPDVPLVDGRGQIWWPGATDTQALWDYTLGHQVVEPYDFTRAVQNAACEFAPDLFIVTGPGTTLGGAVAQSLVQAGWRGMSGKEAFRARQTQAPLLISMGDEAQRGSATG, from the coding sequence ATGACCCGCACCGCTGTTCTGATCTGCCCGGGACGGGGCACCTACAACAAGGCAGAGCTGGGCTATCTGCACCGCCACCATGCGGACAAGGCGGCACTGTTTGCCGGATTTGATGCGCAGCGCAAGGCAGGCGGGCAGGAAGAGGTGACAGCGCTGGACGGGGCCACCCGGTTTTCGGTGTCGAAGTATTCCCGCGGGGATATTGCTTCGCCGCTGATCTACGCTTCGGCACTGGCAGATGCGCAATCGCTGGCAGAAGACATCGAGGTGGTTGCGGTCACTGGCAACTCCATGGGCTGGTACATCGCGCTGGCCGCCGCCGGAGCGCTGAGTGCGGCGGATGGGTTCAAGGTGGTGAACACCATGGGCACGCTGATGCAGGAGCAGCTGATCGGCGGCCAGCTGGTTTATCCCTTTGCTGGTCCCGACTGGCAGCATGACCCCGTGCGCAGGGCGGAACTGCTGGCAGTGGCGGCTGAGGTCAATGCGCGCGAGGGGCAGGACCTGGCGTTGTCAATCGATCTGGGCGGAATGCTGGTGCTGGCCGGGAACGAAGCCGGGCTGACAGCCTTTGAGGCGGCGGTGCCAGCGGTGGAGGAGCGTTTTCCGATGCGGCTGGCCAATCACGCCGCCTTCCATACCAGCCTGCAGGCGCCAGTGGCTGAACACGGGCGCAAACGGCTGGGGCAGGAGATGTTCAGGCAGCCTGATGTGCCGCTGGTGGATGGGCGCGGGCAGATCTGGTGGCCTGGTGCCACGGATACTCAGGCGCTATGGGACTACACGCTGGGGCACCAGGTGGTGGAACCCTATGACTTTACCCGTGCGGTGCAGAATGCGGCCTGCGAGTTTGCACCGGATTTGTTCATCGTGACCGGCCCCGGCACCACGCTGGGCGGCGCAGTGGCGCAATCGCTGGTGCAGGCCGGCTGGCGGGGCATGTCCGGGAAGGAGGCCTTCAGGGCACGTCAGACGCAGGCGCCGCTGCTGATCTCGATGGGGGATGAGGCGCAGCGCGGGAGTGCAACCGGCTGA
- a CDS encoding ribonuclease HII has protein sequence MTQPDYSLEAAALSQGYLRIAGVDEVGRGPLAGPVTAAAVVLDAAAMPEGLNDSKKLSLKRREALEGKILSSAQVAIAHASVEEIDSLNILRASHLAMERAVAALDPAPDYLLIDGNLIPKGLALPSAAVVKGDAKSVSIAAASIMAKLARDRIMVDLAQQFPGYGWEKNAGYPSKQHREALVQLGVTPHHRRSFKPVHNILYQE, from the coding sequence ATGACACAGCCCGACTACAGCCTGGAAGCCGCCGCCCTGTCCCAAGGGTATCTGAGGATCGCAGGAGTGGACGAAGTGGGCCGAGGGCCGCTGGCCGGACCGGTGACGGCCGCGGCCGTGGTCCTGGATGCCGCGGCCATGCCCGAAGGCCTTAACGACTCCAAGAAACTGAGTCTGAAGAGACGCGAGGCACTGGAGGGCAAGATCCTGTCCTCTGCGCAGGTGGCCATAGCCCATGCCTCGGTGGAAGAGATTGATTCCCTGAATATTTTGCGCGCCTCGCATCTGGCGATGGAACGTGCGGTGGCGGCGCTGGATCCGGCGCCGGACTATCTGCTGATTGACGGCAACCTGATCCCCAAGGGGCTGGCCCTGCCGTCCGCGGCGGTGGTCAAGGGCGACGCCAAGTCAGTCTCCATCGCGGCGGCCTCGATCATGGCCAAACTGGCGCGCGACCGGATCATGGTGGATTTGGCGCAACAGTTCCCGGGATATGGCTGGGAGAAAAACGCAGGCTATCCCTCGAAACAGCACCGTGAAGCGCTAGTTCAGCTTGGAGTGACCCCACATCATCGGCGCTCCTTTAAGCCGGTACACAATATCTTGTATCAAGAGTGA
- a CDS encoding adenylate/guanylate cyclase domain-containing protein encodes MTDTAFASGTSAAQAAETGSQLQTSPAESRFAEAALDAHKRRGLQLAVRARWIALPIIAVFIVFLNPVWSVLYYHGILALLCLNGWFISQAGKVGRSRLELFLIFLDLLIMTYGLIVPNPFDSREIPVAMQYRFDNFQYFFVILAAGTMAYSWRTVIAIGTWTATMWLSALGLVWWFSSPVPGLTEAINAALGFEPELAEFFDPNSFVVQLRVQEAVVFLLVAVTLGFSVRRFNGLLKRNASLTRERANLSRYFSPNVVEQLSQNDEPLKQVRSENVAVLFIDIVGFTRLSAGMDPRAVIDLLREFHGRMEREVFRHHGTLDKYLGDGLMATFGTPVAGQQDAGNALACAHAMRVSLEKWNKERTRQAMPEIRAGIGIHYGEALLGDIGANRLEYAVLGMTVNVAARLENLTRKLQARIVVSETLAQQVKAEQTGQDLLDGSTRHPGQEVRGLDQPMTVLIWK; translated from the coding sequence ATGACCGATACAGCCTTTGCGTCCGGAACCAGTGCCGCCCAGGCGGCGGAGACCGGCAGCCAACTGCAGACCTCCCCGGCGGAAAGTAGATTCGCAGAGGCGGCGCTCGATGCGCACAAGCGGCGCGGGCTTCAGCTTGCGGTGCGGGCCCGCTGGATAGCATTGCCCATTATTGCGGTCTTCATTGTCTTTCTGAATCCTGTTTGGAGCGTGCTCTACTACCACGGTATTCTTGCGCTCTTGTGCCTCAATGGATGGTTCATCAGCCAGGCGGGCAAAGTCGGCAGGTCGCGTCTGGAGCTGTTCCTGATCTTTCTCGATCTTCTCATCATGACCTACGGCCTGATTGTGCCCAACCCTTTTGACAGCCGTGAAATACCGGTGGCCATGCAGTACCGGTTCGATAATTTCCAGTATTTCTTTGTCATTCTCGCTGCAGGCACCATGGCCTATTCCTGGCGTACGGTGATCGCGATCGGCACCTGGACGGCAACAATGTGGCTCAGTGCGCTGGGGCTGGTCTGGTGGTTCTCCAGCCCGGTTCCCGGCCTGACCGAAGCCATCAACGCCGCCCTTGGCTTTGAGCCGGAGCTGGCAGAGTTTTTCGATCCTAACAGTTTTGTGGTTCAGTTGCGGGTGCAGGAGGCCGTGGTCTTTTTGCTGGTGGCGGTGACGCTGGGCTTTTCCGTGCGCCGGTTCAACGGGCTGCTGAAGCGCAATGCCAGCCTGACACGGGAGCGGGCCAATCTGTCGCGCTATTTCTCGCCGAATGTGGTTGAGCAGCTGTCGCAGAACGACGAGCCGCTGAAACAGGTCCGCAGCGAAAATGTGGCGGTGCTGTTTATCGACATCGTTGGCTTTACCCGGTTGTCGGCCGGGATGGATCCGCGGGCGGTGATTGACTTGCTGCGCGAATTTCACGGCCGGATGGAGCGTGAAGTGTTCCGCCACCACGGCACGCTGGACAAATACCTGGGCGACGGGCTGATGGCGACATTCGGCACGCCGGTTGCAGGCCAGCAGGATGCCGGCAACGCGCTGGCCTGTGCCCATGCCATGCGGGTCTCACTGGAGAAATGGAACAAGGAGCGCACCCGCCAGGCCATGCCGGAAATCCGCGCAGGGATCGGCATTCACTATGGCGAGGCACTGCTGGGCGACATCGGCGCCAACCGGCTGGAATATGCGGTTCTGGGCATGACAGTGAATGTCGCCGCGCGGCTGGAGAACCTGACCCGCAAGCTGCAAGCCCGGATCGTGGTCAGCGAAACGCTGGCGCAGCAGGTCAAGGCTGAACAGACGGGACAGGACTTGCTGGACGGCAGCACCCGTCACCCCGGTCAAGAGGTGCGCGGGCTGGACCAGCCGATGACGGTGCTGATCTGGAAATAA
- a CDS encoding winged helix-turn-helix domain-containing protein yields MPDPTISVSEARAAGSRVIALGIAAIVALLAIAGTVLLLTLPDANAFNARVERLFVENDLTTQAEIKLLEILAQSGTAFADMLTSYRMVIFVLLVFATAMMVAALTVLGMLVMLNRRMAQIERSGIQVNELLISRDENTVYLNNMGFKLTPAAMETLSVLAEARLDDDVLSGAEIEAVISGRTAADCEEAAGATRIKRLRDTLGNQMVSELLVKNIAKRGYVLAISKDVIRMV; encoded by the coding sequence ATGCCGGATCCTACTATCTCCGTTTCTGAGGCCCGCGCCGCCGGCAGCAGGGTGATCGCACTTGGCATCGCCGCCATCGTCGCGCTGCTGGCAATCGCCGGCACCGTGCTTTTGCTGACGCTGCCAGATGCCAACGCCTTCAACGCCAGGGTTGAGCGGCTGTTTGTAGAAAACGACCTGACAACCCAGGCCGAGATCAAGCTGCTGGAAATCCTGGCCCAGTCCGGCACCGCCTTTGCCGACATGCTGACCAGCTACCGGATGGTGATCTTTGTGCTGCTGGTCTTTGCCACCGCGATGATGGTCGCGGCACTGACGGTACTGGGCATGCTGGTGATGCTGAACCGCCGCATGGCGCAGATCGAGCGCTCCGGCATACAAGTGAACGAACTGCTGATCAGCCGCGACGAAAACACCGTCTACCTCAACAACATGGGGTTCAAGCTGACACCCGCCGCAATGGAAACCCTGTCGGTCCTGGCCGAGGCCCGCCTGGACGACGATGTGCTGTCCGGTGCCGAAATCGAAGCGGTGATTTCAGGCCGCACTGCAGCTGATTGCGAAGAAGCCGCCGGTGCCACCCGCATCAAACGGCTGCGGGACACGCTGGGCAACCAGATGGTCAGTGAACTGCTGGTCAAGAACATCGCCAAACGCGGGTATGTGCTGGCCATCAGCAAAGACGTGATCCGAATGGTCTGA
- a CDS encoding DUF427 domain-containing protein yields MDAQVQAPNRGYGIVVEPLQGVVTARRNGTLLAQSSRAKVMYETRLPPAVYFPAEDVKAPLSSPTPLQTFCPFKGTASYRDILLPGDGLQNGVWAYEEAMPEAAAISGHIGFMPGTGAEFDLGQNKVEMPCYGNISGPVIDWLLRDAALVPTPEELTAALSRKFVEQGIRLSRLSVMAWSLHPLIAGKNYIWQKKTGEVTTYAPSYEIHDHPAYQNSPLRHVSNGLGGVRHRLGCCRSADAFPILEDLRKEGATDYVAMPLRFSDGRINVLTLTSDHPNGFSTANLGLIFECSGVIARYYEIFMQRENAQSLLETYVGKRTGARVLGGEIRRGDGDEIDAAIMFCDLRGSTRLEEQLGRKDYIALLNQFFETGSTIVHDHGGEVLKFIGDAVLAVFPAGSDPENARRQALNSARAIVARLEEIASEEDGHRCEAAIGIAYGRVTYGNVGSRERLDFTVIGQAANIAARLGDYGKTVNHPVVVSRDILSDPSQGISLGAVRLHNVSQPVTCFAVPARTEPQAAAE; encoded by the coding sequence ATGGATGCACAGGTGCAAGCACCGAACCGGGGCTACGGCATTGTTGTCGAGCCTCTGCAGGGGGTGGTCACCGCCCGGCGCAATGGCACCCTTCTGGCGCAAAGCTCCCGTGCCAAGGTGATGTATGAAACCCGCCTTCCACCGGCGGTCTATTTCCCGGCAGAAGACGTGAAGGCGCCGCTGTCTTCCCCTACCCCGCTGCAGACCTTCTGCCCCTTCAAGGGCACCGCCAGCTACCGCGACATCCTGCTGCCCGGCGACGGCCTGCAGAACGGAGTCTGGGCCTATGAGGAGGCCATGCCCGAGGCCGCGGCCATTTCCGGCCATATCGGCTTCATGCCTGGCACAGGGGCTGAATTCGATCTGGGGCAAAACAAGGTGGAGATGCCGTGCTACGGAAATATCTCCGGCCCTGTGATCGACTGGCTGCTGCGCGATGCCGCCCTGGTGCCAACACCGGAAGAGCTGACGGCGGCTCTCTCCCGCAAGTTTGTGGAGCAGGGTATCCGCCTTTCCCGCCTCTCGGTCATGGCCTGGTCGCTGCACCCGCTGATCGCCGGCAAGAACTACATCTGGCAAAAGAAGACCGGCGAGGTCACCACCTATGCGCCATCTTACGAGATTCACGACCACCCGGCTTATCAGAACAGCCCGCTGCGTCATGTCTCCAACGGTTTGGGCGGTGTGCGCCATCGGCTCGGCTGCTGCCGGTCCGCGGACGCCTTTCCGATCCTCGAAGACCTGCGCAAGGAGGGCGCCACAGATTACGTCGCCATGCCGCTGCGCTTTTCCGACGGGCGCATCAATGTGCTGACCCTGACCAGCGACCATCCGAACGGCTTTTCCACTGCCAACCTTGGGCTCATTTTCGAATGTTCCGGCGTGATCGCCCGCTATTATGAAATCTTCATGCAGCGCGAAAACGCCCAGTCGCTCTTGGAAACCTACGTCGGCAAGCGCACCGGTGCCCGGGTGCTCGGCGGCGAAATCCGCCGCGGCGACGGCGACGAGATCGACGCGGCCATCATGTTCTGCGACCTGCGCGGCTCCACCCGGCTGGAGGAGCAGCTGGGCCGGAAGGACTATATCGCACTTTTGAACCAGTTTTTCGAGACAGGCTCGACCATCGTGCACGACCACGGCGGCGAGGTGCTGAAATTCATCGGTGATGCTGTTCTCGCGGTGTTTCCGGCCGGGAGCGACCCGGAGAACGCCCGCCGCCAGGCCCTGAACAGCGCGCGCGCCATCGTGGCCCGTCTGGAGGAAATTGCCAGCGAGGAAGACGGCCACCGCTGCGAGGCCGCTATCGGTATTGCTTATGGACGTGTAACTTACGGCAATGTCGGCTCGCGTGAACGGCTGGATTTCACGGTGATCGGCCAGGCTGCCAACATTGCTGCCCGGCTGGGCGACTACGGCAAGACGGTCAATCATCCGGTCGTTGTCAGCCGCGATATCCTGAGCGATCCGTCACAGGGCATTTCGCTGGGCGCGGTCAGGCTGCATAACGTCTCCCAGCCGGTGACCTGTTTTGCCGTCCCCGCCAGAACCGAACCGCAGGCTGCGGCAGAATAA
- a CDS encoding site-specific DNA-methyltransferase, translated as MNKTMTKGAAALPLNTIIGGDCVEAMNSLPANSVDLIFADPPYNLQLKGQLHRPDNSKVDAVDDHWDQFSSFAVYDQFTREWLKAARRVLKPNGSIWVIGSYHNIFRVGAVLQDEGYWVLNDVIWRKSNPMPNFRGKRFTNAHETMIWASKSEGAKYTFNYEALKALNEGIQMRSDWVLPICTGHERIKDDNGDKAHPTQKPESLLHRILVGATNPGDVVLDPFFGTGTTGAVAKMLGREFIGIEREEAYRKVAEKRIKAVRKFDREALEVSASKRAAPRVPFGQLVERGMLRPGEELYSMNRRHKAKVRADGTLIGDNIKGSIHQVGAHLENAPSCNGWTYWCFKRDGKTVPIDVLRQQIRAEMQN; from the coding sequence ATGAATAAAACCATGACAAAGGGCGCGGCAGCGCTCCCTTTAAACACGATTATTGGCGGCGATTGCGTCGAAGCGATGAACAGTCTGCCGGCCAATTCGGTCGATCTGATCTTTGCGGATCCGCCGTATAACCTGCAGCTGAAAGGCCAGCTGCACCGCCCCGACAACTCCAAAGTCGATGCCGTTGATGATCACTGGGACCAGTTTTCCAGTTTTGCGGTCTACGACCAATTCACCCGCGAATGGCTCAAGGCGGCGCGACGGGTGCTGAAGCCGAACGGCTCGATCTGGGTGATCGGCTCCTACCACAACATCTTCCGGGTCGGAGCGGTGCTGCAGGACGAAGGCTATTGGGTGCTGAACGACGTGATCTGGCGCAAGTCGAACCCGATGCCGAACTTCCGCGGCAAACGTTTCACCAACGCGCATGAGACGATGATCTGGGCATCGAAATCGGAAGGCGCGAAATACACCTTCAACTACGAAGCGCTGAAAGCATTGAACGAAGGCATCCAGATGCGCAGCGACTGGGTGCTGCCGATCTGCACCGGGCATGAACGGATCAAGGACGATAACGGCGACAAGGCGCATCCCACCCAGAAGCCTGAATCGCTGCTGCACCGGATCCTGGTCGGCGCGACCAACCCGGGCGACGTGGTTCTGGATCCGTTCTTTGGCACCGGCACCACCGGTGCTGTGGCCAAGATGCTGGGGCGCGAGTTCATCGGCATCGAGCGCGAGGAGGCCTACCGCAAGGTGGCGGAAAAGCGGATCAAGGCGGTGCGCAAGTTCGACCGCGAAGCGCTGGAGGTTTCTGCCAGCAAGCGTGCGGCACCGCGGGTGCCGTTCGGCCAGCTTGTGGAGCGCGGCATGCTGCGTCCAGGCGAGGAGCTCTATTCGATGAACCGCCGCCACAAGGCCAAGGTGCGCGCCGATGGCACCCTGATCGGCGACAACATCAAGGGCTCGATCCATCAGGTGGGCGCGCATCTGGAAAACGCGCCGTCCTGCAACGGCTGGACCTACTGGTGCTTCAAGCGCGACGGCAAGACGGTGCCGATCGACGTGCTGCGCCAGCAGATCCGGGCCGAAATGCAGAACTGA
- a CDS encoding LacI family DNA-binding transcriptional regulator gives MTTDSKRPLTLRDVSEATGVSEMTVSRVLRNRGDVSEKTRTKVLSAAKELGYVPNKIAGALASNRVNLVAVVIPSLSNMVFPEVLTGVNKVLENTELQPVVGVTDYQPEKEEKVLYEMLSWRPSGVIIAGLEHTDAARAMLSSAGIPVVEIMDTDGKPVDAMVGISHRRAGREMAKAILKAGYRHIGFMGTKMPLDHRARKRFEGFTEALAKEGVEIEDREFYSGGSALAKGREMTQAMLERSPELDFLYYSNDMIGAGGLLYLQDQGISVPGQIGLAGFNGVELLQGLPRKLATMDACRLEIGRKAAEIIAAQLEDPDAEIEKHVTLTPTISYGDTLKRR, from the coding sequence GTGACCACGGACAGCAAGCGCCCTCTCACCCTCCGCGATGTATCCGAAGCGACCGGTGTTTCCGAAATGACCGTGAGCCGTGTGCTGCGCAACCGCGGCGACGTCTCGGAAAAGACCCGCACCAAAGTGTTGAGCGCCGCCAAGGAGCTGGGCTATGTCCCCAACAAGATTGCCGGCGCGCTGGCCTCGAACCGGGTGAACCTGGTGGCGGTAGTCATCCCGTCGCTGTCGAACATGGTGTTCCCTGAGGTGCTGACCGGCGTCAACAAGGTGCTGGAAAATACCGAGCTGCAGCCGGTGGTCGGTGTCACCGACTATCAGCCCGAGAAAGAGGAAAAGGTGCTGTACGAGATGCTCTCATGGCGCCCCTCCGGCGTGATCATTGCCGGCCTTGAGCACACCGATGCCGCCCGTGCCATGCTGAGCAGCGCTGGCATCCCGGTGGTGGAGATCATGGACACCGACGGCAAGCCGGTGGATGCGATGGTCGGCATCTCGCACCGCCGTGCAGGCCGTGAAATGGCCAAGGCGATCCTTAAGGCCGGCTACCGGCATATCGGCTTCATGGGCACCAAGATGCCGCTCGACCACCGGGCGCGCAAACGGTTCGAAGGCTTCACAGAAGCGCTGGCCAAAGAAGGCGTGGAGATTGAAGACCGAGAGTTCTATTCCGGCGGTTCGGCCCTGGCAAAGGGGCGTGAAATGACCCAGGCCATGCTGGAGCGCTCGCCTGAGCTTGATTTTCTCTACTACTCAAACGACATGATCGGCGCAGGCGGCTTGCTGTATCTGCAGGACCAGGGCATCAGTGTTCCCGGCCAGATCGGCCTTGCAGGCTTCAACGGGGTTGAGCTGCTGCAGGGGCTTCCCCGCAAGCTCGCCACCATGGACGCCTGCCGCCTGGAAATAGGCCGGAAAGCGGCCGAAATCATTGCCGCACAGCTGGAAGACCCCGACGCCGAGATCGAAAAACACGTTACCTTGACCCCGACCATATCCTATGGGGACACGCTGAAACGGCGCTGA
- a CDS encoding thiamine pyrophosphate-dependent enzyme, which produces MDRAQIVHQNFLDRVQAADFPAGAAPAGPLEASEAVGTFRAQVLSRALDLTSRAMQKAGEGFYTIGSSGHEGMAALARALRPADMAFLHYRDAAFQIARADQVPGQRIAWDMLLSFACSSEDPTSGGRHKVLGSRALMIPPQTSTIASHLPKAVGAAYSVGAARRHKPEHQTMPDDAIVMCSFGDASANHSTAQGAINTAGWTAVQSTPLPLLFVCEDNGIGISVKTPKGWIEASMAGRPGIRYFKADGLDIYNTYAVAQEAAEYVRTRKKPAFLHLRTVRLYGHAGADVPTTYMSKAEVEADEANDPLLHSVRLLAEAGALQPADALKIYQETCARVERIRAEAVKRPHLKTAEDVAASLIPPRRSCASANGTDTAARAAAFGSDMRAMEEPQPMSRLINWALTDLMLEHGEIVVMGEDVGRKGGVYGVSQKLQQRFGPDRVIDTLLDEQSILGLAIGMGHNGFVPIPEIQFLAYLHNAEDQLRGEASTLPFFSSGQFTNPMVVRIAGLGYQKGFGGHFHNDNSLAVLRDIPGIVVACPSDGAEAAMMLRECVRLAREEQRVVVFVEPIALYPMRDLHDAKDGSWIRTYPAPDRRIALGEVGVHGDGTDLAIVTYGNGRYLSAQAQAELAAQGVAARIVDLRWLAPMPEAALLEAVKGCEHVLIVDECRITGSQSEALMALFAEQSDVPAARIAASDCFIATGPAYGATLPSKDSIIEVALKLTGGRT; this is translated from the coding sequence ATGGACCGTGCCCAGATCGTGCATCAGAATTTCCTGGACCGGGTTCAGGCTGCAGACTTCCCCGCCGGTGCGGCGCCCGCCGGTCCGCTTGAGGCCTCTGAGGCCGTCGGCACCTTCCGCGCGCAGGTGCTGAGCCGGGCGCTGGACCTGACCAGCCGGGCAATGCAGAAGGCGGGCGAGGGATTTTACACAATCGGCTCCTCGGGGCATGAGGGCATGGCGGCTTTGGCGCGGGCGCTGCGCCCCGCCGACATGGCGTTCCTGCACTACCGGGATGCGGCGTTCCAGATCGCCCGCGCCGATCAGGTGCCGGGGCAGCGGATAGCCTGGGACATGCTGCTGTCCTTTGCCTGTTCCAGCGAGGATCCGACCTCTGGCGGCAGGCACAAGGTGCTGGGCTCAAGAGCGCTGATGATCCCGCCGCAGACCTCGACCATCGCCTCGCATCTGCCCAAGGCGGTTGGCGCCGCCTATTCCGTCGGTGCGGCCAGGCGGCACAAGCCCGAACATCAGACGATGCCGGACGATGCCATTGTCATGTGCTCCTTTGGCGACGCCTCCGCCAACCATTCGACCGCGCAGGGGGCGATCAATACGGCGGGCTGGACCGCGGTGCAGTCGACGCCGCTGCCTTTGCTGTTCGTCTGCGAGGACAACGGCATCGGCATATCGGTGAAGACCCCAAAGGGGTGGATCGAGGCTTCTATGGCCGGGCGGCCGGGCATCAGGTATTTCAAGGCCGATGGTCTGGATATTTACAACACCTACGCGGTGGCGCAGGAAGCGGCGGAGTATGTGCGGACCCGCAAAAAGCCTGCCTTCTTGCATCTGCGCACCGTGCGGCTTTACGGCCATGCCGGTGCGGATGTGCCCACCACCTATATGAGCAAGGCTGAGGTGGAAGCTGATGAGGCCAATGATCCGCTCTTGCATTCGGTGCGGCTTTTGGCAGAGGCCGGAGCCTTGCAGCCGGCGGATGCGCTGAAGATCTACCAGGAGACCTGCGCGCGTGTGGAGCGGATCCGGGCAGAGGCGGTGAAGCGTCCGCACCTGAAGACGGCAGAGGATGTGGCGGCCAGCTTGATTCCGCCGAGGCGCAGTTGCGCATCCGCCAACGGTACAGATACCGCGGCGCGCGCGGCGGCTTTCGGCAGCGACATGCGGGCAATGGAGGAGCCGCAGCCGATGTCGCGGCTGATCAACTGGGCGCTGACGGACCTGATGCTGGAGCATGGCGAGATTGTCGTGATGGGCGAGGATGTCGGGCGCAAGGGCGGCGTTTATGGTGTCAGCCAGAAGCTGCAGCAGCGGTTCGGGCCGGACCGGGTGATCGATACGCTGCTGGATGAGCAGTCGATCCTGGGGCTGGCCATCGGCATGGGGCACAACGGCTTTGTGCCGATCCCCGAGATCCAGTTCCTGGCCTATCTGCACAACGCCGAGGACCAGCTGCGCGGCGAGGCGTCGACGCTGCCGTTCTTCTCCAGCGGACAGTTCACCAATCCGATGGTGGTGCGGATTGCCGGACTGGGTTACCAGAAAGGCTTTGGCGGTCATTTCCACAACGACAATTCGCTGGCGGTGCTTCGGGATATTCCGGGGATCGTGGTGGCCTGCCCATCGGACGGGGCGGAGGCCGCGATGATGCTGCGCGAATGCGTGCGGCTGGCGCGCGAAGAACAGCGGGTGGTGGTGTTTGTCGAGCCGATCGCCCTGTACCCGATGCGGGATCTGCATGATGCGAAGGATGGCAGCTGGATACGGACCTATCCCGCACCGGACCGGCGGATAGCTTTGGGCGAGGTCGGGGTGCATGGGGACGGCACCGATCTTGCCATCGTGACCTATGGCAACGGACGCTACCTCTCTGCTCAGGCACAGGCGGAGCTGGCGGCGCAGGGCGTGGCGGCGCGGATTGTGGATTTGCGCTGGCTGGCACCAATGCCGGAAGCGGCTCTGCTGGAGGCGGTCAAGGGCTGCGAGCACGTGCTGATCGTTGATGAATGCCGTATCACCGGCAGCCAGTCGGAGGCGCTGATGGCGCTGTTTGCCGAACAATCGGACGTCCCGGCGGCGCGGATAGCGGCCAGCGACTGCTTCATTGCAACCGGGCCGGCCTATGGCGCGACACTGCCGTCGAAAGACAGCATCATTGAGGTTGCCCTCAAACTGACCGGAGGCCGGACATGA